In Nicotiana tabacum cultivar K326 chromosome 19, ASM71507v2, whole genome shotgun sequence, one DNA window encodes the following:
- the LOC142173814 gene encoding NAC domain-containing protein 53-like encodes MAENSSSHRSMGHRFHPTGREVLKYLVGFVRDEPLPFQNELMQVADLYADKEPWQIFEAYDRGNNNNNNTRYFITPQKKEKPTWKRVSRTVGKGTWKLQNKGRDVFDDKGRLMGYVKSLKYIPANKSSNNVNGEWLMTEYSLFDRYLVARETKNKGFVICKIKKKGKPGDKKNGNNIEEVVNDEKMREIEEFIKSVLQEDVQVEDNGIRSSGTIAKDDQKNNIIQYVEGDQVRDHVLGLLGSPEDIVNGVDDENVQYCVDQGDEGQVHLLEEYIDSVMQSEDVQAEDNGIIMSNDIIAKDDQENMEYQVEDHQHATLWASPEDVDLDTINFC; translated from the coding sequence ATGGCAGAAAACTCTTCTTCTCATCGTTCGATGGGTCATCGCTTTCATCCGACGGGCAGGGAAGTGCTCAAGTATCTAGTAGGGTTTGTGAGAGACGAGCCACTTCCCTTTCAGAATGAACTCATGCAAGTGGCGGATCTCTACGCCGACAAGGAGCCATGGCAGATTTTCGAAGCTTATGATaggggaaacaacaacaacaacaacactcgTTACTTCATAACTCCGCAAAAGAAAGAGAAACCTACGTGGAAAAGAGTTTCAAGAACTGTTGGGAAGGGCACTTGGAAGCTTCAAAACAAAGGTCGAGATGTGTTTGATGATAAAGGGAGACTCATGGGCTACGTGAAAAGTTTGAAGTACATCCCCGCTAATAAATCGTCAAACAACGTGAATGGCGAGTGGTTGATGACTGAGTACTCTTTGTTTGATCGTTATCTCGTTGCTAGGGAGACTAAGAACAAAGGTTTCGTAATTTGTAAGATCAAGAAGAAAGGCAAACCTGGTGACAAGAAAAATGGAAACAATATTGAGGAGGTAGTTAATGATGAGAAGATGAGAGAAATTGAAGAATTTATCAAGTCCGTGCTGCAAGAAGATGTTCAAGTTGAAGACAATGGAATAAGATCGAGTGGTACTATAGCAAAGGATGATcaaaagaataatattatccaaTACGTAGAGGGAGATCAAGTTAGAGACCATGTACTTGGTTTGTTGGGCTCCCCAGAGGATATTGTTAATGGCGTGGATGATGAGAATGTTCAATATTGCGTAGATCAGGGAGATGAAGGCCAAGTCCATTTACTTGAAGAATATATTGATTCCGTTATGCAATCAGAAGATGTTCAAGCTGAAGACAATGGAATAATAATGTCGAATGATATTATAGCAAAGGATGATCAAGAGAATATGGAATACCAAGTCGAAGACCATCAACATGCTACTTTGTGGGCTTCCCCGGAAGATGTCGATCTCGATACTATCAATTTCTGTTAG